A segment of the Trifolium pratense cultivar HEN17-A07 linkage group LG7, ARS_RC_1.1, whole genome shotgun sequence genome:
ATATGCATATCAGTTAAGTCTCCACTTTGGTCCAACAGAATTTTCTGCACTAGTATTGGCTCCGAGATTTTTCGATGCCTCTTGGAGCTGAAACCAAGATAATAATCAACATAATTTTCAGCAATTCTTGCACACAATATTTATAATAGTCGCGCGAGCATAATACTTAATTACTGCAGAGAACCAAATACAACCTCGGCATATGTTAAGGTAACATTTAAAAAGACAACAAAACTCTGGCTGAAATCATCTTAATATATCTTGAAATTATGATTGGAAGTGCCTAATGGAGAGTTTAAAGCAAGAATTTGTTTAAAACTTCCTTAGAAGAACCTAGAGTTTAACCTTTCATACCTAGCCCAATTGCCTCGGAGCCTTTCATGATCCTTAGTCTCCTACACGAGTCGGCGAACATCCTGCATCAAGCAACAATTTCAGTAAGCCAGTTAAACCGTTGGGCTATCCTGATTTAACATAAGcttcaatatgaaagtgtttgggagagcttatagaaacaacttatgacatgtccataagttgttctcagtttattttcataagttcttcatGATAgcatgaaaacagcttatagcataTACGAATAAAGTTTAACCTATTTTATCTTTCGATACAGatatagcttatacataagcaatTATATGATACATGATTATgctataagcgcttaattaaacTGTTTATCGAAACAGCGCCTAAAAAGAAATAACTTACCCCCAAGGAACATCACCTACAAGCATCCAATCTCCATCTTTATCTTCATATGTAAGAACATATTCAGATCCATGAAGAAGATCCCTCAAAGAGCTCTCACTTAGTCCATCTTTCCCAGGAACTCCAGGAGAATTGAATTGACCTGATTTAAGGAATATGCATATATTAGAGCACAAAATAGTTATACAGAAACACTTAATTAACTGTGTATCCAAACAAGGTCTAGATAAGTAAGTTAAGCTAGGAAACTTTATTGATAAGCAgtatcaaaaatcaaaataagcaGTTAAGGGACATAATTTGAAGAAGGTAAAGTTAGTACCGATGGTAAAGCATGTGAACATCTTCTCAAGAGCTGAAGAAAGTTCCATATAGTTGTTGTAAATTTTGAGATCAACTTTTCTGAGATAAGGAGCACCATCCATACTAACTTTTACATAGAGACATTCAAATCCTGGTTTTCCCTCAGCTTCATCATTGCTCTTTGTCAAATTTGATGCCATCGTGTTCTTTCGAAACGATCGAATTGGTGGCCATCCCACAATCTGTGTCCTATTATAAATGTTTGATATAATGAAGAACACATAAAGTTtgacaaattagtagataaaacaatttctaaaataaaaattcatcatTCACACTAGTTTTGAAttgtatatgaaaaaattcaatttttgcataAGAAAATATATCATACTAAAACTCATTCCAAAGAGGAAACAAATCATGTCTATTGAAGAGTTGAACCACAGAACATGAAGCCATAAAAAAACCTATCATGTCTAGTTTTATGACTTATACTACATGGCATAATGTAACTCAAACATGTTTATCTATATGTTCCTTGATTTTGGTGTACGTTTGGATTGACTATGAAATTGGCAGAATCACGACCGGCCACCTTTTAGagtttcaacaaaaactcaccGTTTCTCTGTGATTCTGCCAAACTCACCgtgtcaatccaaacatagacCATGCAAAAGATTGCCAAAAAGTTAAttgaacaagaaaataaaaacaatagtaAATTCTAAAAACAATAAAGCAGCAAGATACAAAGAAACATACTTTGCAGCAGGAGCATTAGCATCCTCATTTGTTCCAACAACCTGTTTATTCTTTTCATGTACTGGCTTCACAGATTGGTGAAGAATCTCATTGATATTCTTTGGTACATTTATATTAGTTTGAGTCTCTAAACCAACAAGAGATTTTCCAACATTTCCTTCTCCTCTAGGAGAAAACAAAGTAGTTCCAATTCCAGCTTGAGACCCATCATTAACAGAAAAAATCCATTTGCTAGAAGATTCATCAATAGCATCAGAGAAACCTCTTTTAGCTCCAACACTAGTTACAAGGTTCTTCAAAGGAGAACAAACATTAATGTTCAAATCCTTGTTACTAAAGAAAGAGACTGGTTTTCTGTCAGGAGATTCACAACCAGGTAAGCCTAGTCTAAGCTCTGTCTCCTTGAAGTTGAGAGATGAAGATGTTTTGTCCATTGAAGAATTATCTGTCAAACCTATGTAATCATGTTCTAATGGTGTAGACATCAAAATGGTACTAAGGACAAGGTTAATggatactaaatatttgaagaCAAGTTTAAACTATTATGATGATGAtactgatgatgatgatagttaTAGAAGACTTAGAAGGAAGAGAGTAATGAAAGTGAAGTTATGGTGTGATGTGATATTTTATTGATATGAAGCATTGGAGAAGAGCTGGCTGGTTTTGTTGATGCACAAAAGAACCTTCTTGAGCCTTTCTTCCATAGAATTATttactatatttattttgactatatattgAATATAGTAAATAATTCTATGgaata
Coding sequences within it:
- the LOC123899173 gene encoding auxin-responsive protein IAA27-like, which encodes MSTPLEHDYIGLTDNSSMDKTSSSLNFKETELRLGLPGCESPDRKPVSFFSNKDLNINVCSPLKNLVTSVGAKRGFSDAIDESSSKWIFSVNDGSQAGIGTTLFSPRGEGNVGKSLVGLETQTNINVPKNINEILHQSVKPVHEKNKQVVGTNEDANAPAAKTQIVGWPPIRSFRKNTMASNLTKSNDEAEGKPGFECLYVKVSMDGAPYLRKVDLKIYNNYMELSSALEKMFTCFTIGQFNSPGVPGKDGLSESSLRDLLHGSEYVLTYEDKDGDWMLVGDVPWGMFADSCRRLRIMKGSEAIGLAPRGIEKSRSQY